One genomic window of Vulpes vulpes isolate BD-2025 chromosome 11, VulVul3, whole genome shotgun sequence includes the following:
- the LOC140594509 gene encoding olfactory receptor 56A3-like, translated as MTAHQNGTISVVVSDFLLNCLGRSPSWKFWLSLPLSFLFLLAMGANGVLLVTIQLEASLHEPMYYLLSILSLLDIVLCLTVIPKVLAIFWFDLRSISFSACFIQMYIMNCFLGMESCTFMVMAYDRYVAICHPLRYSSIITDQFVARAAMFILTRNALLTMFIPILSAQLHYCGKNIIENCICANLSVSKLSCDNVALNRIYQLTVAWTLLGSDLVLIFLSYILILRAILRLKAKGAAAKALSTCGSHFILILFFSTILLVFVFTHMAKKKVSPDIPILLNVLHHVIPAALNPIVYGVRTQEIKKGIRKLLRRVVERRK; from the coding sequence ATGACAGCGCACCAAAATGGCACCATCTCCGTTGTGGTTTCAGACTTCCTCCTGAATTGTTTAGGCAGGTCTCCCAGCTGGAAGTTCTGGTTGTCCCTGCCCCTaagcttcctcttcctcctggccaTGGGGGCCAATGGTGTTCTCCTGGTCACCATCCAGCTGGAGGCCTCTCTGCATGAGCCCATGTACTACCTGCTCAGCATCCTCTCTCTGCTGGACATCGTCCTCTGCCTGACTGTTATACCCAAGGTCCTGGCCATCTTCTGGTTTGATCTCAGGTCCATCAGCTTCTCTGCCTGCTTCATTCAGATGTACATCATGAATTGCTTCCTTGGCATGGAGTCTTGCACATTCATggtcatggcctatgaccgctatgtggccatctgccaccCACTGAGGTACTCTTCCATCATCACTGATCAATTTGTAGCTAGGGCTGCTATGTTTATTTTGACGAGGAATGCACTTCTTACTATGTTCATTCCTATCCTCTCTGCCCAGCTCCATTAttgtggaaaaaatataattgagaaCTGTATCTGTGCCAACCTCTCTGTGTCCAAGCTCTCCTGTGATAATGTTGCCCTTAACAGAATATACCAGTTAACAGTAGCCTGGACTCTTCTGGGCTCTGACCTAGTCCTCATCTTCCTCTCCTACATCCTCATCCTAAGAGCCATTCTTAGACTCAAGGCAAAAGGGGCAGCTGCCAAAGCTCTGAGCACATGCGGCTCTCACTTCATTCTCATCCTCTTCTTTAGCACCATCctgctggtttttgtttttacccaCATGGCCAAGAAAAAAGTTTCCCCTGATATTCCCATTTTACTTAATGTCCTACACCATGTAATTCCTGCAGCTCTTAATCCCATTGTCTATGGGGTACGAACCCAGGAGATTAAAAAGGGAATAAGGAAGTTACTGAGGAGGGTAGTAGAGAGACGCAAGTAA